TCTGTAAATTGGTAAAAAAATATGATATAAATTTATCATCTGGTTTATTGTTAGGAATAGGGGAAAGTTATGAGGATAGGGCAAATCATTTATTGTTTTTAAAGGAGCTCCCTGTGGATGAAATTCCTATAATGGGATTTAATCCATATAAAGATACACCGATGGAAAACCATCCAAAATGTTCGGCGTTGGAACAGGCTAAAACTATTGCCATAAGTAGGTTGATGTTTCCAGATATTAGAATTACATCACCAACCCCAACAATTGGAGCGGAGCTTGTTCAATTTGCACTAATGGGAGGGGCAAGCAACATAGCAACCGTAATACCAGACAACCACCCAATGAATATAAAAGGAGTGGGAAATCCAAAAACGGGCAATTTAAAAGAAGTTGTTAAAATGATTGAAGAGTTAGGACTAACTCCAAAAATAAAAAAATAAATTGGGGCATTATGAAAAATCTAATCGGAATTAACCCAAATCAAAGATTGGTGGCAATAACCAGGATGTATAGGGATATTGCAGAAATAATCGATATAGAGGATTATGATGTAGTTAATCCATACAACAATAAACTAAAAGAACGATATGATTTATTGATTATTTCAAAGGGATATAAGGAAAGAGTGGAAAAATTAAATCCATATCCTATTTTTGAAATAAAATCTGCCACTTTTAACGATTTAATAGATAGTATGGAAAATTTAATTAAATTAAATATCGGAGATAAAAATAAAATAAAAAACTACAATGAAACAATTAATATAGCCCAAAACCGAATTAAATCAATGAAATATAATAATACAATTAAATTAAATAGTAATTCAACATTTATAAAAAAAATTATAATTGATCTAGGTTTAACTCTGTCAGATGATGGAATTACAATAATTCCCGATTATATGGCCAATAAATGCGACATTAATGACAATAAAGATATTGTAATTTTAAAAACCCATAATTATGATTTAAATACATTAGAAAGAATTGAAAACAGATATTTACAAATTATAAATTCCATAAATTCATTATAATATTAAATGTATATATGTTAAAGGTGGTTAGATGCATGACATAATCAAAAGTGCCGTAAATGATTTAGATGCCTGTTTAGAATTAAGAGGACTAATTACCAATAAATTAACAAATAATAAATTAACCGAAGGGGATATAATTTCTGTTGTCGATGCTGTCGGGGAGCTCCCAATAGAAGACATACAAAAAATAGGTAGCAACCTTAGAAAATTCCCATTAGGTTGCGATTTAGTTGAAATAGGAATTGGACCTTGTTCCTCCTCTTTAACGATGCCCCAATTGGTGGAAAATTCTATGCTTTCAGATTATATGGGCTTTCCAATACATATTTGTGCCTATGCTTTGGGAGATATTGCAGAACGGGAAAGCATAACACCATTAGAAGTATTTAAAACCATATCTGAAAGCGTAGAAGTTCCTATTGATTTAGACCATTTTGGAAAATATGGAGCCATGAGATTTCCAAAGGAAATAACTCACTGTGGAGGAGATTGTTATAGAATGGGAGCTCCCTCCGAAGGTTGCCCAAGAGGTAGAATTCATAAAAGATTAATCGATAAAGAAAAAGAATATTCTTATGAATTTAATGACTGGATAAAATTATCCTCCACAGTTTGCATAAATGTTGTGGAAGAACAGGGGGGAGAAGAACATGGAGCTCCACTTGAAGAAATGAAAATTGTGGCAAATGAAGCACATAAACATGGTAAAGGTTTAGAGGGCATATTCCATATTGGAGATGGATATGATGATTTAATCACTGGTTTAAAGTCATGTGTGGATTTGGGGGTTGATGCTTTTGTAGTTGAGGGAGCTCCTTTTAACAGGGCAAAAGATAGATTAAAAACATTTGCAAAAGCAATTGCCGTATCCCGAATACTTGTAAAAGGGGGAGTGGTTGCCACAAATGGAGCTTATGAGGATGAATGTAGAATAGGGCTTAGAAGTGGTTTAAACATGATATTAAGCGGATTCTCTGGAAACCATCACGGCTATATGTGTGGATATTCGCCAGACACAGCAAAGAGAGGAAACTTCGGAGCTCCACGGGTTTTAAGAATTATTAAAGAAGAAATTGAATATAATAAATTGGATACCTGTTTATTAACTAAACCAGTATTAAGAGCATTAACAAAAAGTGCCAAATTTTTAAATTATGGTGGAAATAGTTTAATTTATCCAAATAAAATAGGAGATTTCTTTACTGGCGATGCTCATTGGGTGGCAGTAAATAACAGCAATTTAGCAAACAACCTACACACAAAAACCATTGATGACATTGAAAAAGTAGATAAGATAGGAGCTCTCGGGGGGCGATATGTAGCTTGGGGACTTATTGACGCCTTAAAACCAGAGGAAGTTTATATCTCCGATGCCAATAAATGGGTGGAATATGCCACAATTAAAATATTAAATGATGCAGGAATAAATGCCTATGGAACAGATGGAAACGATAAAAAAGTTATAGAACAGGCAGATAAATCATTTATTACCTCATTTATCCCAGAAATTAACTTAAAAATAAAAAATAGATATAATAAAGATGTTGAAAGTTTGATTTAATTTATATATTTTTTTATTATTTTTTTCTTAAATGAATACAATCCCCAACAGAAATATTTTTAATAACATTATCATCTGTTTTAAGATATAATCCATTAAAATCTATATCCTGCACAATACCGATTATTTCATTGTTTGGAGTAATTATTTTAACTTTTTCCCCAATTGTAGCAGAATATTCTTTATATTTATTTAAAATCTCCTTTTCAGTTAATTCTTTATATTTATTGAAGTTATTAATAAATACATTTAGTATTTCTTGTTTATTAAATTCTTTACCTTCTATTTCTTTTAAAGATGTTGCAATATCCTTTATTTCGGCATCTATTGTATTGTTAATATTTATGCCTATCCCCACAACTACAAAGCCATAATTTAAGTTAATTTCCCCCAATATTCCTGATATTTTTTTATAATCTGTTGAATGGTTATTTTTTACAATAATATCATTTGGAAACTTTATTCCAAAAACCTTCGGTTTTTGTCTTCCAACGATTCCAAAAACCTTCGGTTTTTGTCCTCCCACGGTTCCAAAATCCTTAGTTGAATAATTATTTAATGTATCCACAATAGATAAAGAAGCCATAAAATTAATTTGTTCCACTTTAATATCTTTTATATCTAATAACATGGAGAAATATAGTCCCCCATAGTTAGAATACCATAACCGATTAAGTCGCCCCTTACCTTTTGTTTGAATATCTGAAACTACAACAATATTTCTTTTTCCTTCTTTTCCCAATTCTATACAGTCCATATTTGTGGAAATTGTAGTTTTTAAGTGTATTATTTTAAATTTATTGTTGGATTTATTATTTATCTGCATAATTTTCCTTATTTTATTATTTATTAATATTATTTTATTTAGTATTAACTATAATAGTTTTAATTTCGCTCATTTCGTCAATGGCATATTTTATACCTTCCCTACCTAATCCACTGTGTTTAATTCCTCCAAATGGCATGTTGTCTATTCTAAATGTAGGACTATTGTTTATCAATACTCCCCCATATTCCAAATTGTCTGCAAAATATAATGCTTTATTTATGTCCTGTGTAAATAC
The window above is part of the Methanococcus aeolicus Nankai-3 genome. Proteins encoded here:
- the hmdC gene encoding 5,10-methenyltetrahydromethanopterin hydrogenase cofactor biosynthesis protein HmdC encodes the protein MHDIIKSAVNDLDACLELRGLITNKLTNNKLTEGDIISVVDAVGELPIEDIQKIGSNLRKFPLGCDLVEIGIGPCSSSLTMPQLVENSMLSDYMGFPIHICAYALGDIAERESITPLEVFKTISESVEVPIDLDHFGKYGAMRFPKEITHCGGDCYRMGAPSEGCPRGRIHKRLIDKEKEYSYEFNDWIKLSSTVCINVVEEQGGEEHGAPLEEMKIVANEAHKHGKGLEGIFHIGDGYDDLITGLKSCVDLGVDAFVVEGAPFNRAKDRLKTFAKAIAVSRILVKGGVVATNGAYEDECRIGLRSGLNMILSGFSGNHHGYMCGYSPDTAKRGNFGAPRVLRIIKEEIEYNKLDTCLLTKPVLRALTKSAKFLNYGGNSLIYPNKIGDFFTGDAHWVAVNNSNLANNLHTKTIDDIEKVDKIGALGGRYVAWGLIDALKPEEVYISDANKWVEYATIKILNDAGINAYGTDGNDKKVIEQADKSFITSFIPEINLKIKNRYNKDVESLI
- a CDS encoding biotin--[acetyl-CoA-carboxylase] ligase, producing MQINNKSNNKFKIIHLKTTISTNMDCIELGKEGKRNIVVVSDIQTKGKGRLNRLWYSNYGGLYFSMLLDIKDIKVEQINFMASLSIVDTLNNYSTKDFGTVGGQKPKVFGIVGRQKPKVFGIKFPNDIIVKNNHSTDYKKISGILGEINLNYGFVVVGIGININNTIDAEIKDIATSLKEIEGKEFNKQEILNVFINNFNKYKELTEKEILNKYKEYSATIGEKVKIITPNNEIIGIVQDIDFNGLYLKTDDNVIKNISVGDCIHLRKK